The Parambassis ranga chromosome 4, fParRan2.1, whole genome shotgun sequence genome includes the window TTGAGGCAACATGTGGAAGCTGTCACTTAACAGGCTTTCTGTTTGGCAGACCTCTCTAATTAGGAGCAGTACAGGATTTGTAGAGGGCTCCACCAAACCTTTTGTGTATAACCTCCTCTTGCTGCCCGGAGAAGTCAAGTCATTCAACGTGAGGTTCACTCCCATCAGCAACCACAgcatctcctccctcctcataGTCAGGTAACCCAGTTTTTAATTAAttgtaatcatttttaaaatgtaataaacatGTGCTCATCTTCTAAAGTTGTGCTCTAACTTTTTAGGAATAACCTGACTGTCATTGACACAATTATACTTCATGGACGAGGTGCAACAGAGAGCCTGAAAGTTGCAGGGAAGCCTCCTGGACAAGGCAGCTCGCTGCGGTTCAAGATGACTGAGGCCCTTCTAAAAGACTGCACAGAAAGTGagtgtgtgctgctcagtgtgAAAGTGGGCCATGTTTCCACTTCATATCTAGATAAACTCTACGTGCAATTTATGCTGATCAGTCCTAACCCTGGCCAGAGCATCGTTAATAATATCTAAAGcacaaacaagaaacaaagcATTGATCATTTAGTAATAACTGCTACCGTGCTATAAACACCTGCTGCACAACATTCTGCATTATTGTGTGTTGACATTGCTGCATCCACTTTTTCACATTTCTCTATGGCAATATAAATGTACATTAGCCAAAAGGTCACATGTTCATGcattttgtgtatttctgtttattagCTAGTAACAATATCTGTGGAATATTAGAGCTCCTTCCACCTTTGATGTATTGACAATTCATTCCCCACCAATATTTGCTTGTGCACAAGTAGGCAGCCTGACTTTGTTGTCTAGTGTTGTAGTGTTTTTATGAGCTTAATTGCAATGCATCAGCTTGAACTTGCCAGGAGTTCCCTGCAGTAACAAAGCATTCACAGTTCTCTCTTGCGTAAGTGCTGTCTGTGCCCTCCCTTGGGCAAGTCCCAATGTAAGTAGAAGGACATAATGCAGTTTTTATTGAACTAAAATAGCATTAGAAAGAGAAATAATTGTCCACAAAGCCACAATTCTGTATAAAAGGAACATTCACAGGGGCTCTGTCTGCATGAGCAGGACCACTCTTTCCACAGATACCACAGTGTCAAACATTTCTCTCAGAGAAAAGTATAGAACAAAATTAGAAAGTTTCATTtgagaaataaaacacagaatgtACTACATTATTTATAGAGGGTGtgtaaattatatttattatttattagtatGTATTATGTACTCCAGAAATGTAAATATTCTAGAACCTGCCCATCAAGATAAGTCTGCTAAAGCCACATatatctgtgtgtctctgtgtttctcttacTAACTTTTATTTCTTAATGTCTCTTTATCTACAGAAACAAAGGTGAAAGAGCCAAACTTCACTCTCAAAAGAACCTTTAGAGTGGAGAACACAGGCTTGCTCCCAATCACCATCAAATCAGCAGAAATCAATGGACAAGCTTGTGAAGGATATGGATTTAAAGTTCTCAACTGTCAGGAGTTTTCACTCAAGCCAAATGCTTCAAAAGACCTCATCATACTGTAAGTGCACAAACTGCCATTTGTGATTTTTGTCTCTCTTCACAAATCTAATTTTTATTCGGGTGTATGTTCTTATTCAACCACAAACTCATGAATAATTGTTGTTCACCTCTCTTGCTGAGTAAGCCTTTAGTATAGGAAGAATTGGCTCTCTGTGTAGCTTCTGCCGCAAggtctcattttttttaatcatctctTAAAGTTCAAGTCCCATTTTAACATGAGTAGACACACACTTGCACTTATCCCAGTACCACTTTCTGCAAATAAAACAAAGGTTGTGTGTCAAGCTTTACTTTTAAGGCCAGCAGTTCCGTCATAGTTTTGTGCTCGATAAATTCTAGTAATCACAGTTCTGTTCTTTGTAACTCTTTCTAGTAACTCAAATTCATTGTAGACGTCTAAATGTTCAAAAACGTCCTTTTAAGCACATGCTGCACAGGTGTTCTTACTTACTTTGCATCGGAGCTCTTTTTAGAACTGTATGGGTGTGATGTGAACGGATTACATGCACCTGTTAGTGCACAAACCTTTTTATAGGGCACATGTCAGATTTGAGTTACAGGTAAATAACAGGAGAAATCTAAAGTTATATCTGTGAGCCTCGCACTTCCTAAAATGGGACTCTGATTCATCTGTGGGTGTGCATAGGAGAGGAGGATACCTTCATCTAATTGTCTATATTTCCTGAAGGTTAACTTAACATCTGAGCTGACATTACTCTTCATAGTAAATTTAGGATCTGGATATCTCCATTCAAAACCAAATTGTAAGGCAGGCATTAGTAATTCTGTGCACAAGTATTCTCAGCATACAGGTTAAATATACAGCACATTCATTTAAGTGATActtaaattataattataattatataataattattattatataattatatatagtGGTTGAGGTTTGAGGTTCAAGAGGTTTGACCAGTTAGACATGTCAGTCTGTACAGTAGCAACACCCTTATACTGACACACCTCAAAGGAGTGCAGAGCTCAATACTGTTCAGTAATACTAAAAGTACTGAACATTAATCGTAACCTAGTAATGTTTAATCTGTATTTAAAAAGgatatatttacatattcacatgctgacagacacctgctgaGGTTTTATATGTCAGAGGCACTGATGAGTGGTGTGACTTCATTATTCCAGACAAAAGACTTTGAAACCAACCACACCCTGTCATTTTAGAATCATGCATCCAAACAGCTCATTCAAGGCTGGAATCAAGtcaaagaatttcccctctgggctaaataaaggaattctgattgtGATTGTGATACCTCCCAGGTATTCCAGTCACTGGCTCCTCACTATATGTCCTCCCCCTTCAGGTTTACACCTGACTTCACTTCATCTCGAGTCATCCGGGAGCTGAAGCTGGTGACATGTGGGGGCTCggagtttgtgtttgttctgaaCGCCTCCTTGCCCTACCACATGTTAGCTGCTTGTGCAGAGACCCTGCCCAGACCCAGCTGGGAGCGACAGCTCTACGTCATTGTGTCTCTTATTATGAGGTAAGTCCTACCACAAGAATTAAAACCCAGGACATACTCCATGTTGCTTTGATTGTGTACTTAgaattgttttgtctttgcagttttatgtttctgttggTGATTGGTACCGCCTACCTGGAGGCCCAGAGCATATGGGAGCCATTTAAGAGACGCGTGTTCGGGGAATCCAACTCCACCTTAGAGACTGGGAGACCCTTCAATCTCAGGGATGTGGTGCAAATTCACAGTGATTCAAAGTAAGTGTAACAAGAACTTGTGTCATGGTTATTGAAGCCACGTACAACTATATACGAAATATTTGAAGCACTGGACAAAACATGgctttagatgtttttttaatgggaaaagggtaaataaataaataagacataCTCTTAATCACATTTGACATTTGTGCACAGAGAGCAGGTGCAGCATCTACAATGTAACTGAGCACACACTCTGTCAACTCTCAGGTTGAATGACTACAGTGACTCAACGCAGACCTCCAGAGGATTATACACATCCAGCAATGGAACAGCACAGGTTGGAGCCCGACAGGCCACCAGCCGCACCTTATCAGAATCAGACACCCAAGATAAGAGGTCCAGGATCGGCTTCAGCCGCCCATCTATGCAAGCTACTTCCTCCCAGTTTACCAAAGGAAGTTCATCAGGCCAAGAAGGCCTTCCTGCTGCCTGCCAGCTAACAAACCGGAAAGCTCGAAGCACCAAACAGCTGGACCTTCAGGGTCAAAGTTTAGGTGGGTCATCCCTGCCTCAAAGAGGCCTCTGCACCGAGGACGCAGAATATGCCAACTTGTTAGGAGCCATGGATAACGACCTTGACCGTCCAGAGCCAGTCAGTGCCGAAGCTCTACAGGAGCAAAGCTCTCAGTCCATACAAAGCAAAGGTACAACTTCTGTTTTAATACACAGCATTCACAATGCTCCGTTATGAGTTATAGGGTGATTGAGTGTTCATGTTGTTTGCAGTCGTAGAATCCAAAGGGAAGCTGCGCGGTAAAACAAAAGCCCAGAGAAAGAaggaagacaaagagaaaaaaccAACTGTGAAGACTCAGGGAGACGAGCTAAAAGATAACCTGGCCGACAACGAcgacagctcctccaccactACAGAGACCTCTAATCCAGATGTGGAGACAAATATCAAAGAGGTGCATACAATAACAAATCCTCTGTCACTCCTCAGATTTTCTCTCCATTCTGCCCACTAAAAATATGCATCACTCCTTCTAGGAGCCAgtaaaaaagaaaggaaggacAGTAGCCACTGGAAAAGTGAAGGAAGACACTTCCAATATTCTCCTCAAACCCAAGACCAAGAAACAAGGAATCACAAAGAAAGATGGCCAAGCAGAAAAGTCCAGGTTTGTTTCTTGAACTACGAGTcacggcttttttttttttttttttttttttttttttaacaaatctgTATTGTTCTTAGTTCCCTGGAGCTGCCATATGTAACACCACTGGAAAACAAACAACGTAAGAGCTTCACGTCCAAAGCTCTTCACCCTCTCAACAACATCCCAAAGACAAGGCCCATGCAGAAACAGAGATGTGAGTTTCTTCACTTAAATGTCATCACTTTGTTTCCAGCACCAGACATGTTTGtgacatgtgttttttttggcagtAGATGGGAAGCTGGAGGACGGGCGCCCCTCCCTTTTGGCCAAGCTGCTGTCCAGCAGCTCAGTGCCGGAGCTgggccacagcagcagctctgaaggTGAGAAGGAGTTTGCTGCTCCGGAGTGGGATGTCCCGATTTCCAAAAACAGCATCCGTAAGTACTGatctgttggtgtgtgtttcagtgcataGCACTCACTGATGATTCTTATGTGAGCTGCTTTTGTCTTCACAAGCAGAGGCAGATAGTCTTCAGCTGATCTCACAACAGACAATAAACGCAGACCCTTACCTAAAGAGATCCGTCACTGCTGGAACCTGCTCCCCTCCACCAACTTCCCCGAGCTTACTGTCCAGAGGCACCTACAGCAGTGTGCTCAACAGTTGCAGGTACACACTTGCTCAAATGAAGAAACTTAATTTAAAACATAGCATGTTAGACCTCCATTGACATTTTAGACTTCAAGTTGTTCTTAGTAGTAAGACAAGTTGGTTTTTAAAAGAGGTCAACGAAACAGAACTGTGTTAAGTCTTTACAACTGACCTCCCAAAATGTCAGAACACGTTAATGAACATGTTCTGTGGCTAAACAATGTCTAGCAGGAGGAAATTAAAAACTAGAATCATAGGACTTTAAACTCTCTAGTGGTCCTTGATGGTCAGCAGGTTTGTAGCACATCTGCTTGCTATCTACAGTGCAGTGCAAAACAGTTTGTGGAGGTTGCACAAATAcaaattatgtatttatatataattatgTAATTATCTCTCTTTTTTCACAGTGATGTAAACCAGAAGAAGGCCCCAGGAAATAAATTGTCTGCAGCCACTCCACTCCCGGGTAAAAATGGGAACCCCACCTTTGCTGCTGTAGCTGCTGGTTATGACAAAAGCCCAGGTGAATATGTCTCTATGAACCAGTGTGACTGCTGTTCTTATGAGAGGACCTAATATTTCATGTTCTTATCAGGTGGCTCTGGTCCAGGAAAAACCGACCCCCAAGGCAAGGTTCTGGCACACATGACATCTGTGGAAAGTGACAGCTCTGACAGGTAATGAGGGAAAGACCACCATTTCATCCGGGCTGAACACTGAGTTGTAGTTGAGAATATTCATTCTGACATTCTGATATTCAATATTCTCTCTTTAAGCTCCGGATTATGGAGTCCAGTTGACCAAACCATTAGCCCAAACTACCATTCTACCAACTCATTCTCTGCTTTTGGACCCAACAATTCATTCAACCTGACAGGAGGTAACACTGgttacacagacagaagaatgTTGAATGTATCACGCACTGCCTTCAAACTAAATTATGTGTGGTGGTTTTAGTTTTCAGTGGAATGAATCTTCCCAAGTCGTCTGAGCCTCAGCAAAGTTGGGCCGAAGTCCCCTCTGTTCCTTCCTCCATCTGGGACATACCAAGCAGTGATACTCTGCCCCCCTGGCCCAACAGCTCCAACTCACCGACTGCCCCAACTGCAGTAAGAGTAACTAATGTGACATTCATGCAGCGcacacatatattttatatatatattattatatattttttattttagtcactcCTGGGAAACGCCCGAAACCCATGGTCTGCCACCGCACCCTTCGGCAGCTCCATATGGTCAACAAGTGCAGAGTCTACCTTACACCCGTTTCCTTCAGCAACCAACACAACAGCTCTGACTGATTTGGTCAACAGTCCTGCCCCTTCACCACCAGCTACCACTGAGATGAACCGGACCTACAATCCATGGAACATGTGGCGCCCCACCCTGAGCAGGCGCAGCTCTGAGCCCTGGCCAAGCTCCTCTGACAATGGCAGTTAAAGCACTTTTTATAATGAGAGGATCCCAACAGAAAGCAATGTCATCTGGAGCACCTGGTAGCCCAGTGCTGTAGGTCACCAACCCTGCATATAGTtctttgctgctttttattCATGGGGGACAGAAATGCTAACTTTTATTTGGATTTGTTTTAACAAGTGCCCCAAATTAAAAAATGCTGATAGCATGGTATATGCTGGTGCCATTGCAGACAGTTTGCTGTTTTAGAAAGGCTGGTACATGGCGCAGAATCTCTAAAGTTCAGTATTAATGTTGGAATAGACTTATTTTGAAGTCATGTGTCTTGTTTTGATTCTTATTGGTTGATCCTAAAGGTTGGTGGCACCTGGCTTTTATTTGTCAGCAGGGTCTTTTCTAATCTGAATATTTTTCCACCAACAGCCCCAAAAGGTTTAAGAATGCTCGCGTTCCCCTTTTTAAGAAGTGGGCTCCGCCTTACAAGTATCAAAGCCCAGTGTGAGAATAAATTGGTCGACTGATCAAAGAATATTTAAGTTTGAGGTTTGTATTGTACATCACCTCTATTTGTCAGCAAATTTAAATAAAGGATTTCAGCAAAatattttgtgtcattttatttttattttgtgttgttgttggtgtctCCTCCATTCATGGTACGTCTCAGTGCAACCAAACGTCTGGTCACTGCTAGGCAGCCATCTTTAACtgggttttgttgtgtgttctgtgctgaaGTTCGTCTGTCTAAACAAAGCTGGACCATGTTTTCAGAGCAGGTTTGAATGCCATGGTCAGTGATCACATTTGCATCATTTTGATTGCTGACCTACACAGAGACTTGTGTTACTGCTTCCTCTCTTTTGGCTGGCTTGTGTCATTCCCTGTGCATTTCTTTAGCGTATGAGTTTTGgggtcatttaaaaaataaaatacaattttcaTTGCAGTTTGAGCATCTATAGAATCTATAGGGTCTACAGTAAATGATGCACACACTCCCTCTGCATAAATACAATGTGTGATCACACATTAGAGACTTCCTTGTTCATCCACGTCACTGTTCTTAAATCATCTGGCATAAATCAGATCATAAAGCTCTGCCCTCAGGACTCATCATAGCTTCCAGGACTGTCTCAGTTTATTATGTCATATCACTACAGGGTTCTACGCACACTCCTCTTAGCAAAGTTGACTTTGTTCTCTTTCCAAAGAGCTGCCTGTACTTCATGAAAAGCACCACCTTCAGCTGTGGCATGGAGAGatatctgctgctctctgttggGTGACGTTAAagttacacacacaacacaaggttttgtTGACTTTGACTTTACTGTAATTATGGATCTGAATAAAATACAGTAGAATACATCTTATTGTCATTGCACAGTGAGGACTTCATGTCAGAGTAATTAACAATGCAAATCTAATACACAAGCCTGCTCAGTACTTTATTACAAATgcaaataataaattaatagTGATTTACTAACTTTATCCGCTGACTCGGCAGGGACCTGTTGAGATTTGTTTTCTAGTTACTAGAATTAATAGGATAGCAACTGGCATTCCTAAGCTCATCACATGTTCCTGCTGCCCCTTTGCATCGATAGCTGTGATCTCGTAGCAGTTTTATTTGATATGCTTTATCAAAAAACATGTGTACACtatatatgttttttgttttattctattttttgcAAGGTTGTCTGAGGGATTCCATTAGAAGCTGACTGAACTTGGCTGCATCACATTTGGtcagaacaaacacagagtgGCTCTTCTTCAGCTGATTCGTCTGGTCCAGTACCATCATGCCTCGAGCGATGGAGCCCTGCAGCTCCACGCGGACGGGACACTTGATGCTCTCTGTCACCAAGCTGCCGTCCACACAGGCTGCCATTGCATAGGCATCATAAGAGACAAAGCCTGGACCAAAATACACATCTCTTTTATTCACCATAGCCTCTTTGGAGTAGGCCCAGCATTTGGACGTTATCATCTTCATGaagcgagcagcagcagcatcctggtTGACCAGCTCCTCAAAGAACTCCTGCACAAGGGAAATGTGTGACTTCATTGTGCTCTAGGACTTTGGTACCAAATGTATGTAGACCAAATGTCTTACCCATGTCAGTGAATTTCTGCATGAGTATTCCCAGGACGCGATATAAGTAGGGCAGAGGTATTCTTCTAAAACAATGTAGGCAGACTCTGGATCCATCACAAAGTTAAACTCTGCACATGGTGTCATATTCCCTTTTCctgcaaacacaacactgtCCTTCAGCCCACACCCCTTAAAACATAAACACCTGGAATCAGGAAGCCGTATTACCTTCCATGTTGCCACCCATTATATACAAGTCCCTGAGTTTTTTGGGAAAATGTGGATCCAGTCTGACAGCCAGTGCCAGATTAGTAAGCGGGCCCAGGGCCACTAAGGAGACCTGTGCAACCAAAGAATGGTAAGAGCAGCCAGGCATTACAGACAGGCCACAGGCACACATCTTACCTGCTCCTGGTTTTCAGACACCAGTCTAATCATTGCATTGACTGCATGTTCTTTCTGGATTTTCTGCTCCCACTGTGGAACCTTGTCCTTGATCACATCTCCGAGTCCATCACCTCCAAAGTGGTCACTCAAAGAGTTACTAGATCCAACCAGAGGAGCGGCTGAGCCTCCGAACACAGGGATCTGTAAGCAAACAGTGTGCAGGTTCAGCACAGAGGTCAAATGCTGCTGTTCGTACCGCTGCAGCAGAACCTACCCCCTCACACTCACAGACGGAGAGAACCCTCAGAACGTtctgacacacactctccacCGCTGCGTTCCCGAACACACAGGTGACGCCCAGGACCTGGATGTGAGGCGCTGCCAAGGCCATCATTATGGCCTGAGCGTCGTCGATGCCACAGTCCGTGTCAATGACCACCAGCTTCTTGGCCATGCTGTTCTGTCAGCGGGTCAAACACTGGATCACACTTTATCACAACTCCCTGAAGTTCCACAGCTTCCTGTTATGAAGCGTGAAT containing:
- the tmem131 gene encoding transmembrane protein 131 isoform X1, translating into MSAHSLGCYPNREVCSMAGEERARSCRRSHTRTRTPCIGLLKMLFIAFIHTARANKQAFIQSDTILEVLHFGEGSLLQADSDINFSLYHQQSTSPHRGNCRPIRFEPPMLDFHEQPVGMPKMEKVYLHNPSSEEISLISISATTAHFHASFFQNRIIPPGGNTSFDVVFLARVVGNVENTLFINTSHHGVFTYQVFGVGIPNPYRLRPFIGARVPVNSSFSPLINIHNPYSEPLQVVEMYSSGGDLHLELPTGQQGGTGKLWEIPPFETKGVMRASFSSRDVDNHTAFIRIKTNAPNEDQFIILPVEVEVTSAPGIYSSTEMLDFGTLRSQDRPKMLNLHLLNSGSKDVPITSVRTTPSNEAVTIDFKAVTLKAGENRYTKVASISFDASKARRPYQISGKITVKAKEKSYSKLEIPYQAEVLEGYLGFDHTATLFHIRDSPVDPVERAIFLTNAFNFAIRIHDVSLPDEAKTMFNVQNFSTPILIPPHESRYIFSLLFRPVRPSIHIDSNILLLTNASKFHLPVRAYTGFLEPLVLPPSLKENLLDFGVRSAIDTSSIIFVVVNSNPIELEIKSWLVTGESLSMELLKTEKGNTTVALSCLRELQNTSATHHRTVILASGYYAAFRVTLVANALEGTYDGAIHITTDYEILTIPVKALIAVGTLNSSPKHIILPPSFPGKVVHQSFSIQSSFTQKVRLQQIRSLTEDIRFYYKRLRNNKDELEPRRKSKVANIYFDASLQCGDHCYVGLPFVLKSESKPHGLALQEDIWDADVDLYQKLLRRWKDLKEHSGHKIEAVFEVNTDLQKNVQAKITAHLTWPSLVNSSQRIMFRLTNTNSSSDEEVVLQNPADVPVYVQILPLALLPNPSVFSGKLSDRLALGNLSNINININTLEFQVHRNQTSLIRSSTGFVEGSTKPFVYNLLLLPGEVKSFNVRFTPISNHSISSLLIVRNNLTVIDTIILHGRGATESLKVAGKPPGQGSSLRFKMTEALLKDCTEKTKVKEPNFTLKRTFRVENTGLLPITIKSAEINGQACEGYGFKVLNCQEFSLKPNASKDLIILFTPDFTSSRVIRELKLVTCGGSEFVFVLNASLPYHMLAACAETLPRPSWERQLYVIVSLIMSFMFLLVIGTAYLEAQSIWEPFKRRVFGESNSTLETGRPFNLRDVVQIHSDSKLNDYSDSTQTSRGLYTSSNGTAQVGARQATSRTLSESDTQDKRSRIGFSRPSMQATSSQFTKGSSSGQEGLPAACQLTNRKARSTKQLDLQGQSLGGSSLPQRGLCTEDAEYANLLGAMDNDLDRPEPVSAEALQEQSSQSIQSKVVESKGKLRGKTKAQRKKEDKEKKPTVKTQGDELKDNLADNDDSSSTTTETSNPDVETNIKEEPVKKKGRTVATGKVKEDTSNILLKPKTKKQGITKKDGQAEKSSSLELPYVTPLENKQRKSFTSKALHPLNNIPKTRPMQKQRLDGKLEDGRPSLLAKLLSSSSVPELGHSSSSEGEKEFAAPEWDVPISKNSIPEADSLQLISQQTINADPYLKRSVTAGTCSPPPTSPSLLSRGTYSSVLNSCSDVNQKKAPGNKLSAATPLPGKNGNPTFAAVAAGYDKSPGGSGPGKTDPQGKVLAHMTSVESDSSDSSGLWSPVDQTISPNYHSTNSFSAFGPNNSFNLTGVFSGMNLPKSSEPQQSWAEVPSVPSSIWDIPSSDTLPPWPNSSNSPTAPTASLLGNARNPWSATAPFGSSIWSTSAESTLHPFPSATNTTALTDLVNSPAPSPPATTEMNRTYNPWNMWRPTLSRRSSEPWPSSSDNGS
- the tmem131 gene encoding transmembrane protein 131 isoform X2, which gives rise to MSAHSLGCYPNREVCSMAGEERARSCRRSHTRTRTPCIGLLKMLFIAFIHTARANKQAFIQSDTILEVLHFGEGSLLQADSDINFSLYHQQSTSPHRGNCRPIRFEPPMLDFHEQPVGMPKMEKVYLHNPSSEEISLISISATTAHFHASFFQNRIIPPGGNTSFDVVFLARVVGNVENTLFINTSHHGVFTYQVFGVGIPNPYRLRPFIGARVPVNSSFSPLINIHNPYSEPLQVVEMYSSGGDLHLELPTGQQGGTGKLWEIPPFETKGVMRASFSSRDVDNHTAFIRIKTNAPNEDQFIILPVEVEVTSAPGIYSSTEMLDFGTLRSQDRPKMLNLHLLNSGSKDVPITSVRTTPSNEAVTIDFKAVTLKAGENRYTKVASISFDASKARRPYQISGKITVKAKEKSYSKLEIPYQAEVLEGYLGFDHTATLFHIRDSPVDPVERAIFLTNAFNFAIRIHDVSLPDEAKTMFNVQNFSTPILIPPHESRYIFSLLFRPVRPSIHIDSNILLLTNASKFHLPVRAYTGFLEPLVLPPSLKENLLDFGVRSAIDTSSIIFVVVNSNPIELEIKSWLVTGESLSMELLKTEKGNTTVALSCLRELQNTSATHHRTVILASGYYAAFRVTLVANALEGTYDGAIHITTDYEILTIPVKALIAVGTLNSSPKHIILPPSFPGKVVHQSFSIQSSFTQKVRLQQIRSLTEDIRFYYKRLRNNKDELEPRRKSKVANIYFDASLQCGDHCYVGLPFVLKSESKPHGLALQEDIWDADVDLYQKLLRRWKDLKEHSGHKIEAVFEVNTDLQKNVQAKITAHLTWPSLVNSSQRIMFRLTNTNSSSDEEVVLQNPADVPVYVQILPLALLPNPSVFSGKLSDRLALGNLSNINININTLEFQVHRNQTSLIRSSTGFVEGSTKPFVYNLLLLPGEVKSFNVRFTPISNHSISSLLIVRNNLTVIDTIILHGRGATESLKVAGKPPGQGSSLRFKMTEALLKDCTEKTKVKEPNFTLKRTFRVENTGLLPITIKSAEINGQACEGYGFKVLNCQEFSLKPNASKDLIILFTPDFTSSRVIRELKLVTCGGSEFVFVLNASLPYHMLAACAETLPRPSWERQLYVIVSLIMSFMFLLVIGTAYLEAQSIWEPFKRRVFGESNSTLETGRPFNLRDVVQIHSDSKLNDYSDSTQTSRGLYTSSNGTAQVGARQATSRTLSESDTQDKRSRIGFSRPSMQATSSQFTKGSSSGQEGLPAACQLTNRKARSTKQLDLQGQSLGGSSLPQRGLCTEDAEYANLLGAMDNDLDRPEPVSAEALQEQSSQSIQSKVVESKGKLRGKTKAQRKKEDKEKKPTVKTQGDELKDNLADNDDSSSTTTETSNPDVETNIKEEPVKKKGRTVATGKVKEDTSNILLKPKTKKQGITKKDGQAEKSSSLELPYVTPLENKQRKSFTSKALHPLNNIPKTRPMQKQRLDGKLEDGRPSLLAKLLSSSSVPELGHSSSSEGEKEFAAPEWDVPISKNSIQADSLQLISQQTINADPYLKRSVTAGTCSPPPTSPSLLSRGTYSSVLNSCSDVNQKKAPGNKLSAATPLPGKNGNPTFAAVAAGYDKSPGGSGPGKTDPQGKVLAHMTSVESDSSDSSGLWSPVDQTISPNYHSTNSFSAFGPNNSFNLTGVFSGMNLPKSSEPQQSWAEVPSVPSSIWDIPSSDTLPPWPNSSNSPTAPTASLLGNARNPWSATAPFGSSIWSTSAESTLHPFPSATNTTALTDLVNSPAPSPPATTEMNRTYNPWNMWRPTLSRRSSEPWPSSSDNGS
- the tmem131 gene encoding transmembrane protein 131 isoform X3, with the protein product MSAHSLGCYPNREVCSMAGEERARSCRRSHTRTRTPCIGLLKMLFIAFIHTARANKQAFIQSDTILEVLHFGEGSLLQADSDINFSLYHQQSTSPHRGNCRPIRFEPPMLDFHEQPVGMPKMEKVYLHNPSSEEISLISISATTAHFHASFFQNRIIPPGGNTSFDVVFLARVVGNVENTLFINTSHHGVFTYQVFGVGIPNPYRLRPFIGARVPVNSSFSPLINIHNPYSEPLQVVEMYSSGGDLHLELPTGQQGGTGKLWEIPPFETKGVMRASFSSRDVDNHTAFIRIKTNAPNEDQFIILPVEVEVTSAPGIYSSTEMLDFGTLRSQDRPKMLNLHLLNSGSKDVPITSVRTTPSNEAVTIDFKAVTLKAGENRYTKVASISFDASKARRPYQISGKITVKAKEKSYSKLEIPYQAEVLEGYLGFDHTATLFHIRDSPVDPVERAIFLTNAFNFAIRIHDVSLPDEAKTMFNVQNFSTPILIPPHESRYIFSLLFRPVRPSIHIDSNILLLTNASKFHLPVRAYTGFLEPLVLPPSLKENLLDFGVRSAIDTSSIIFVVVNSNPIELEIKSWLVTGESLSMELLKTEKGNTTVALSCLRELQNTSATHHRTVILASGYYAAFRVTLVANALEGTYDGAIHITTDYEILTIPVKALIAVGTLNSSPKHIILPPSFPGKVVHQSFSIQSSFTQKVRLQQIRSLTEDIRFYYKRLRNNKDELEPRRKSKVANIYFDASLQCGDHCYVGLPFVLKSESKPHGLALQEDIWDADVDLYQKLLRRWKDLKEHSGHKIEAVFEVNTDLQKNVQAKITAHLTWPSLVNSSQRIMFRLTNTNSSSDEEVVLQNPADVPVYVQILPLALLPNPSVFSGKLSDRLALGNLSNINININTLEFQVHRNQTSLIRSSTGFVEGSTKPFVYNLLLLPGEVKSFNVRFTPISNHSISSLLIVRNNLTVIDTIILHGRGATESLKVAGKPPGQGSSLRFKMTEALLKDCTEKTKVKEPNFTLKRTFRVENTGLLPITIKSAEINGQACEGYGFKVLNCQEFSLKPNASKDLIILFTPDFTSSRVIRELKLVTCGGSEFVFVLNASLPYHMLAACAETLPRPSWERQLYVIVSLIMSFMFLLVIGTAYLEAQSIWEPFKRRVFGESNSTLETGRPFNLRDVVQIHSDSKLNDYSDSTQTSRGLYTSSNGTAQVGARQATSRTLSESDTQDKRSRIGFSRPSMQATSSQFTKGSSSGQEGLPAACQLTNRKARSTKQLDLQGQSLGGSSLPQRGLCTEDAEYANLLGAMDNDLDRPEPVSAEALQEQSSQSIQSKVVESKGKLRGKTKAQRKKEDKEKKPTVKTQGDELKDNLADNDDSSSTTTETSNPDVETNIKEEPVKKKGRTVATGKVKEDTSNILLKPKTKKQGITKKDGQAEKSSSLELPYVTPLENKQRKSFTSKALHPLNNIPKTRPMQKQRYGKLEDGRPSLLAKLLSSSSVPELGHSSSSEGEKEFAAPEWDVPISKNSIPEADSLQLISQQTINADPYLKRSVTAGTCSPPPTSPSLLSRGTYSSVLNSCSDVNQKKAPGNKLSAATPLPGKNGNPTFAAVAAGYDKSPGGSGPGKTDPQGKVLAHMTSVESDSSDSSGLWSPVDQTISPNYHSTNSFSAFGPNNSFNLTGVFSGMNLPKSSEPQQSWAEVPSVPSSIWDIPSSDTLPPWPNSSNSPTAPTASLLGNARNPWSATAPFGSSIWSTSAESTLHPFPSATNTTALTDLVNSPAPSPPATTEMNRTYNPWNMWRPTLSRRSSEPWPSSSDNGS